From the genome of Vicia villosa cultivar HV-30 ecotype Madison, WI linkage group LG2, Vvil1.0, whole genome shotgun sequence, one region includes:
- the LOC131653702 gene encoding cyclin-U1-1, whose product MLTASEYSNNGRQHQPVTGPAELNLPRVLWILSSTLEKLVARNEKLVDELNQQLNKLSSDSVRLGKSLNAFHGVRAPGISIPKYLERIYKYTNCSPSCFVVGYVYIDMLTHKHPDSLVLSLNVHRLLVTSVMVASKMLDDEHYNNAVYARVGGVSNAELNKLELELLFLLDFKVVVSSRVFESYCLHLEKEMLVNGTGLKIERALSPKSFETEISVEDKKSSSPPPIVDYGLT is encoded by the exons ATGTTAACAGCAAGTGAGTACAGCAACAACGGCCGGCAGCATCAGCCGGTAACAGGGCCTGCCGAGCTAAACTTGCCAAGAGTGCTGTGGATCCTGTCTTCCACCTTAGAGAAGCTAGTTGCTCGCAATGAAAAGCTCGTGGATGAGCTGAACCAGCAACTAAATAAACTGAGCTCTGACTcagtaagattagggaagagcTTGAATGCCTTTCATGGCGTACGAGCACCGGGCATAAGCATACCTAAGTACTTGGAAAGGATATACAAATACACTAATTGTAGCCCATCATGTTTTGTTGTTGGCTATGTGTATATAGACATGCTGACTCATAAGCACCCTGATTCTCTTGTCTTATCCTTGAATGTTCACAGATTGCTAGTTACCTCTGTCATGGTTGCTTCCAAGATGCTAGATGATGA ACATTATAACAATGCGGTATATGCTCGAGTAGGCGGCGTGAGTAATGCGGAATTGAACAAGCTTGAATTGGAGTTACTCTTTCTGTTGGATTTTAAAGTCGTGGTTAGCTCTCGAGTTTTCGAAAGTTACTGTCTGCACTTAGAAAAAGAGATGCTTGTAAATGGCACAGGCTTGAAGATTGAAAGAGCATTGTCACCAAAATCTTTTGAGACTGAAATTTCAGTTGAAGATAAGAAAAGCTCTTCCCCACCTCCAATTGTGGATTATGGATTGACATAA
- the LOC131653701 gene encoding uncharacterized protein LOC131653701, which produces MFGGPVVPANSPHLRKSGSRAVVYDFDEYEGEDGADESLLHSGEVNDSRGGTTPMSATAMMPSPILLWRFKVLLFLIWGCICCKIGWDSVMRMSADKRDLFIYEAFLYFNPLLLATLMVWLWGINLWFFAQGGVNYSKIFDLDQNHLTHTEIWKCAMWMTVIVPTSMTAYIYLYSRGEVAYAASQPVLLYAAIVMVLIFPFDIFYFSSRYFFLRTLWRIVFPLQAISFADFFLADILTSMVKVFSDLERSVCRMVHRQVATIAWLEADSICGSHSVAIPLVLVLPYVFRLNQCLRQYKDTGEKTALLNALKYSTAVPVIFLSALKYHVLSEQWTNIYRPLWLLSSVVNSSYSFYWDVTRDWDLSGFTRIFKFSKPHMLSYMLHGRRWVYVWVIASNLVLRCTWTYKLSAHLRHNYLTVFTIAALEIFRRFQWIFFRVENEWNKMNNKSHMQLSMSEMSNEEDKLLHSMNHNV; this is translated from the exons ATGTTTGGAGGTCCTGTTGTTCCTGCTAACAGTCCTCACTTACGCAAGTCTGGGAGTAGAGCTGTTGTCTAtgattttg ATGAATATGAAGGGGAGGATGGGGCTGATGAAAGTTTATTGCATTCTGGTGAGGTAAATGATTCGAGGGGTGGTACAACGCCGATGAGTGCTACTGCAATGATGCCCTCGCCTATTTTGTTGTGGAGAttcaag GTACTATTGTTCCTTATTTGGGGTTGCATCTGTTGCAAG ATTGGATGGGATTCTGTAATGAGAATGAGTGCAGACAAGCGGGATTTATTCATATATGAagcatttttgtattttaatccTCTTCTTCTCGCA ACTTTGATGGTTTGGCTTTGGGGAATCAACTTATGGTTTTTTGCTCAGGGTGGagttaattattcaaaaatatttgatcttgATCAAAATCATCTGACACACACAGAAATATGGAAG TGTGCCATGTGGATGACAGTTATTGTTCCAACCAGTATGACAGCATATATCTATCTTTATTCTCGTGGAGAAGTCGCATATGCTGCATCACAACCA GTGCTCTTGTATGCTGCTATTGTAATGGTTTTGATATTCCCCTTCGATATCTTCTATTTTTCGTCTAGATATTTCTTCTTAAGGACACTCTGGCGAATAGTTTTCCCACTACAG GCAATATCATTCGCTGATTTTTTCTTGGCTGATATCTTAACTTCCATGGTAAAG GTCTTTTCTGACTTGGAGCGTTCAGTATGTAGAATGGTCCATCGACAG GTTGCAACAATTGCTTGGTTGGAAGCTGATTCTATTTGTGGCAGTCATTCTGTTGCAATTCCTTTAGTTCTTGTTTTGCCTTACGTTTTTCGCTTAAACCAATGTCTACGGCAGTACAAAGATACTGGAGAGAAAACTGCTCTTCTGAATG CATTAAAATATTCAACCGCAGTGCCTGTTATTTTTCTTTCTGCTCTTAAATATCATGTTTTGTCCGAGCAGTGGACAAACATCTACAGGCCTCTTTGGCTTTTGTCAAGTGTTGTGAACTCATCATACTCTTTCTATTGGGACGTGACTCGAGATTGGGACCTAAG TGGCTTCACTCGAATATTCAAGTTCAGCAAACCACATATGCTCTCGTATATGTTGCATGGACGGAGATGG GTTTACGTTTGGGTGATTGCAAGCAATTTGGTTTTGCGTTGCACATGGACATACAAGCTTTCTGCGCATCTTCGTCACAATTACCTCACAGTGTTCACAATAGCTGCATTAGAGATTTTCCGCCGCTTCCAGTGGATCTTTTTCCGCGTTGAAAATGAGTGGAACAAGATGAATAACAAATCCCACATGCAGCTCTCTATGAGTGAAATGTCAAACGAGGAAGATAAATTACTTCATTCCATGAATCACAATGTATAG